The following proteins are co-located in the Bradyrhizobium sp. AZCC 2176 genome:
- a CDS encoding 3-hydroxyacyl-ACP dehydratase FabZ family protein: MQLDYFLLIDRIVDLNLDERKITVEAQVPASHTIFEGHFPGFPIMPGVLLTEAMAQSSGWLILGALKFERMPFLAIVKEAKMRGFVSPGQLLTIEAKLEHEGSGFAVTKVKARVGKELKCSAELTFGLAPFPDPALRVHMDALANKIGFPLQAITHD, translated from the coding sequence ATGCAGCTTGATTACTTCCTACTGATCGACCGCATCGTCGACCTCAATCTCGACGAAAGGAAGATCACGGTCGAGGCCCAGGTTCCGGCGTCGCATACCATCTTCGAAGGGCATTTTCCCGGTTTCCCGATCATGCCCGGCGTACTGCTGACCGAAGCGATGGCGCAAAGTTCCGGCTGGCTGATACTCGGCGCCCTGAAGTTCGAGCGCATGCCGTTCCTGGCCATCGTGAAGGAAGCCAAGATGCGGGGTTTCGTCAGTCCCGGCCAGTTGCTGACGATCGAGGCGAAGCTCGAGCATGAAGGTTCCGGTTTTGCCGTCACCAAGGTAAAGGCGCGCGTTGGCAAGGAATTGAAGTGCAGCGCCGAGCTCACCTTCGGCCTGGCCCCCTTCCCCGATCCGGCCTTGCGCGTGCACATGGACGCGTTGGCCAACAAGATCGGCTTCCCACTGCAGGCGATAACGCATGACTGA
- a CDS encoding GNAT family N-acetyltransferase — protein sequence MGKDAGGLYDIRRRSILELAPPTMAAAEAQGWAARLTLSGMARKLRELEIWVAELDGEIVGWGAIRGDRLEGLYAAPEFAGQGVGVGLLAMLEGLMRDRGFPSVHAEASTNARDFYLRRGYRATGPQTPKGAWPIAKELLA from the coding sequence ATGGGCAAGGACGCCGGCGGTCTCTACGACATTCGACGACGGTCTATCCTTGAACTCGCGCCTCCAACGATGGCTGCGGCCGAGGCGCAGGGGTGGGCGGCGCGGCTTACGCTCTCCGGAATGGCGCGAAAGCTGCGTGAACTGGAAATATGGGTTGCCGAGCTGGACGGCGAGATCGTCGGATGGGGGGCCATTCGCGGCGACAGGTTGGAGGGCTTGTATGCGGCGCCTGAATTCGCCGGGCAGGGCGTAGGCGTCGGATTGCTCGCCATGCTCGAAGGGCTGATGCGCGACCGCGGGTTCCCGTCGGTGCACGCAGAGGCAAGCACGAACGCCCGCGACTTCTACCTTCGTCGCGGCTACCGGGCGACCGGTCCTCAAACGCCGAAAGGCGCCTGGCCCATCGCGAAAGAACTTCTCGCCTGA
- a CDS encoding polyamine ABC transporter substrate-binding protein, giving the protein MRDLLRRSLGLIGAAAVALSLSPAWAQERTVNFYNWSNYMAPGVLEDFTKETGIKVVYDTFDANETLETRLLAGKSGYDVVVPTGYFLQRQITAKVFLKLDKSKLPNLANAWPVVTSQLATYDPGNNYAANYMWGTTGIGYNVKTAQKILGPDAKIDSWDIVFKPENLAKFRDCGIHMLDSADDILPAALGYLGIDPNSTKQADLEKAAELVSKIRPNVRKFHSSEYLGALASGEICFVVGWSGDVMQARSRAAEAKNGIEIGYTIPKEGAQMFFDNLAIPADAKNVAEAYELINYLYRPDVAAKNSDFLSYANGNLASQKLVDPKILNDRNIYPDEATQKKLFVIQARDPATQRIINRLWTRVKTGR; this is encoded by the coding sequence ATGCGCGACCTTCTCCGACGTTCGCTTGGCCTGATCGGTGCAGCCGCCGTGGCGCTGTCGCTCTCGCCCGCGTGGGCGCAGGAGCGCACGGTGAACTTCTACAACTGGTCGAACTATATGGCACCGGGGGTGCTGGAAGACTTCACCAAGGAAACCGGCATCAAGGTGGTCTACGACACGTTCGACGCCAACGAGACGCTGGAGACGCGCCTGTTGGCAGGAAAGTCGGGCTACGACGTCGTGGTGCCAACAGGCTATTTCCTGCAGCGCCAGATCACGGCGAAAGTCTTCCTCAAGCTCGACAAGTCGAAGCTGCCGAACCTCGCCAACGCCTGGCCGGTGGTGACCAGCCAGCTCGCCACCTATGATCCCGGCAACAATTACGCCGCCAATTACATGTGGGGCACCACGGGCATCGGCTACAACGTCAAAACCGCGCAAAAAATTCTCGGGCCGGATGCGAAGATCGATAGCTGGGATATCGTCTTCAAGCCGGAGAACCTCGCCAAGTTCAGGGATTGCGGCATCCATATGCTGGACTCCGCCGACGACATTCTGCCCGCAGCGCTCGGCTATCTCGGGATCGATCCGAACTCGACCAAACAGGCCGATCTGGAAAAGGCCGCCGAGCTCGTCAGCAAGATCAGGCCCAATGTCCGCAAGTTTCATTCCTCGGAATATCTGGGCGCGCTGGCGTCGGGCGAAATCTGCTTCGTGGTCGGATGGTCGGGCGACGTGATGCAGGCGCGCAGCCGCGCGGCGGAAGCGAAAAACGGCATCGAGATCGGCTACACCATCCCGAAGGAGGGCGCGCAGATGTTCTTCGACAATCTGGCGATCCCGGCGGATGCGAAGAATGTCGCGGAAGCCTATGAGCTGATCAACTATCTATACCGCCCGGACGTTGCGGCGAAGAATTCGGACTTTTTGTCCTACGCCAACGGTAATCTGGCAAGCCAGAAGCTGGTCGATCCGAAGATCCTCAACGACAGGAATATCTACCCGGACGAGGCGACGCAGAAAAAACTGTTCGTCATCCAGGCCCGCGACCCGGCGACGCAGCGCATCATTAACCGGCTCTGGACCAGAGTGAAGACCGGGAGGTGA
- a CDS encoding beta-ketoacyl-ACP synthase, whose protein sequence is MSAPRDKFGRPIVVVTGMGVVTSLGAGKQDNWRKLTAGVSGIKTVTRFPIDGLKSTMAGTVDFVTVDPVTSTGLTERLAEMATEEALEQAAIGAKADFPGPLFLAVAPVEVEWPQRLELGRAIGKTEFGYDDMLRISGGGRYAKYHHRFMFGSVASHLAEAFGTKGSPISLSTACASGATAIQLGVEAIRRGDADAALCVATDGSVNTEALVRFSLLSALSTQNDPPQAASKPFSKNRDGFVMAEGAGAMVLESYESAIARGAKILGVVAGCGELTDSFHRTRSSPDGKPIIGCMRKTLADAGLEPEQIDHINAHGTATPENDKMEYNTTAVVFGEHLPKIPVSSNKSMVGHTISAAGAVEAVFSLLTLEHQRIPPTINYEVPDPAILFDVVGNTARDAKVTAVMSNSFGFGGQNASLILTREPV, encoded by the coding sequence ATGTCAGCACCACGCGATAAATTCGGCAGGCCGATCGTCGTCGTCACCGGCATGGGCGTGGTGACGTCGCTCGGCGCCGGCAAGCAGGACAATTGGCGCAAGCTGACTGCGGGTGTATCAGGCATCAAGACGGTGACGCGCTTTCCGATCGACGGCTTGAAGTCGACCATGGCGGGCACGGTCGATTTCGTCACCGTCGATCCCGTCACCTCGACGGGACTGACCGAGCGGCTCGCTGAAATGGCCACCGAAGAAGCGCTCGAACAGGCCGCGATCGGCGCCAAGGCCGATTTTCCCGGACCGCTGTTTCTTGCGGTAGCGCCGGTCGAGGTCGAATGGCCGCAACGGCTCGAACTCGGGCGCGCGATCGGCAAGACCGAATTCGGCTATGACGACATGCTGCGCATCAGCGGTGGCGGCCGGTACGCAAAATATCATCATCGCTTCATGTTCGGTTCGGTGGCGAGCCATCTGGCCGAAGCCTTCGGCACCAAGGGCTCGCCGATCTCGCTCTCCACCGCCTGCGCCTCCGGCGCGACCGCGATCCAGCTCGGCGTCGAGGCGATCCGCCGCGGCGATGCGGATGCTGCGCTGTGCGTGGCGACCGACGGCTCGGTCAACACGGAAGCCCTGGTGCGGTTCTCGCTCTTGTCGGCGCTGTCGACGCAGAACGATCCGCCGCAGGCCGCCTCAAAGCCGTTCTCGAAGAACCGTGACGGTTTCGTGATGGCGGAAGGCGCCGGCGCGATGGTGCTGGAAAGCTATGAGTCAGCTATCGCCCGTGGCGCGAAAATCCTCGGCGTGGTCGCCGGCTGCGGCGAGCTGACGGACTCGTTCCACCGCACCCGCTCCAGCCCGGACGGCAAGCCGATCATCGGCTGCATGCGCAAGACGCTGGCGGATGCCGGCCTCGAGCCGGAGCAGATCGACCACATCAACGCGCACGGCACCGCGACGCCGGAAAACGATAAGATGGAGTACAACACCACAGCCGTCGTGTTCGGCGAGCATCTGCCGAAGATCCCGGTGTCGTCGAACAAGTCGATGGTCGGGCATACGATCTCGGCGGCCGGCGCGGTCGAAGCGGTGTTCTCGCTCTTGACGCTGGAGCATCAGCGGATTCCGCCGACCATCAACTACGAGGTTCCGGATCCGGCAATCCTGTTCGACGTCGTCGGCAACACCGCGCGCGATGCCAAGGTCACCGCCGTGATGTCGAATTCGTTCGGTTTCGGCGGGCAAAATGCTTCGCTAATCCTGACGCGCGAACCGGTGTAG
- a CDS encoding aminotransferase has protein sequence MTSMNKVFADLPVTVFEAMSQAARDNNAINLGQGFPDDPGPEDIRRAAADATVNGYNQYPSMMGIPELRQAIAAHYGRWHKLSLDPMTEVMVTSGGTEALTASILAVVEPGDEVVVFQPVYDSYLPIIRQAGGIPRLLRLEPPGWRLTEEMLASVFNPKTKAVLFNNPLNPAAVVYSREDLELLARFCQKFDTIAICDEVWEHVVFDGREHIPLITVPGMRDRTIKVGSAGKIFSLTGWKVGFVCAAPPLLRVAAKVHQFLTFTTAPNLQAAVAYGLGKPDEYFYDMRKELARSRDRLTKGLESIGFPVLKSQGTYFLTVDLSPLGLNETDVEFCKRIVTDYKVAAIPVSAFYEQDAVTSVVRFCFSKKDETLDTALERLSDAVRGRRKR, from the coding sequence ATGACATCCATGAATAAGGTCTTTGCCGACCTTCCGGTCACCGTGTTCGAGGCCATGTCGCAGGCCGCGCGCGACAACAACGCCATCAATCTCGGCCAGGGCTTTCCCGACGATCCCGGGCCGGAGGACATCCGCCGCGCCGCGGCTGATGCCACGGTGAACGGCTACAACCAATACCCGTCGATGATGGGCATTCCCGAACTGCGGCAGGCGATCGCCGCCCATTACGGACGCTGGCACAAGCTCAGCCTCGATCCGATGACCGAAGTGATGGTGACCTCGGGCGGTACCGAGGCGCTGACCGCGTCCATCCTCGCCGTCGTCGAACCGGGCGACGAGGTCGTGGTGTTCCAGCCGGTCTATGACAGCTATCTGCCGATCATCCGCCAGGCTGGCGGCATTCCGCGCCTGCTGCGGCTCGAGCCGCCGGGCTGGCGGCTGACGGAGGAGATGCTGGCAAGCGTCTTCAATCCCAAGACCAAAGCGGTGCTGTTCAACAATCCGCTCAATCCGGCCGCCGTCGTCTATTCCCGCGAGGACCTCGAACTGCTGGCGCGGTTCTGCCAGAAGTTCGATACGATCGCGATCTGTGACGAGGTCTGGGAGCACGTGGTCTTCGACGGCCGCGAGCATATCCCGCTGATCACGGTCCCGGGCATGCGCGACCGAACCATCAAGGTCGGCAGTGCCGGCAAGATCTTTTCGCTGACGGGATGGAAGGTCGGCTTCGTCTGCGCCGCGCCGCCGCTGTTGCGCGTGGCTGCAAAAGTGCATCAGTTCCTGACCTTCACGACCGCGCCGAACCTGCAGGCCGCGGTCGCCTATGGCCTCGGCAAGCCTGACGAATATTTTTACGACATGCGCAAGGAACTGGCGCGGAGCAGGGACCGTTTGACGAAGGGATTGGAGAGCATCGGCTTTCCCGTGCTGAAGTCGCAGGGCACGTATTTTCTCACCGTCGACCTGTCGCCGCTCGGTCTCAACGAAACCGACGTCGAGTTCTGCAAGCGCATCGTGACCGATTATAAAGTCGCCGCGATCCCGGTGTCGGCGTTCTACGAACAGGACGCGGTGACGTCGGTGGTGCGGTTCTGTTTTTCCAAGAAGGACGAAACGCTGGATACCGCGCTGGAGCGCCTGTCGGACGCGGTGCGCGGCCGCCGCAAGAGGTAG
- a CDS encoding acyl carrier protein has translation MSSTFDQIANIIAETCDIPRDTIKPESHAIDDLGIDSLDFLDIAFAIDKAFGIKMPLEKWTQEVNDGKATTEQYFVLQNLADRIDELVAAKNAAPGA, from the coding sequence ATGTCTTCCACATTCGATCAGATCGCCAACATTATCGCGGAGACCTGCGACATTCCGCGCGACACGATCAAGCCGGAGAGCCACGCCATCGACGATCTGGGAATCGACAGCCTGGACTTCCTCGACATCGCCTTTGCCATCGACAAGGCGTTCGGGATCAAGATGCCGCTCGAAAAATGGACCCAGGAGGTCAACGACGGCAAGGCCACGACAGAGCAGTATTTCGTGCTGCAGAATCTCGCCGATCGCATCGACGAACTGGTCGCCGCCAAGAATGCAGCGCCGGGCGCCTAG
- a CDS encoding beta-ketoacyl-ACP synthase produces MTDQKSPAAKEVWITGIGIVSSLGEGLDAHWDALNEKKINVDDKRFAPYIVHPLAPVTFDAQIPKKGDQRQMEAWQRIGTYAAGLALDSAGIKGNKEILGRTDMIIAAGGGERDLAVDLAIMTADAKGNSSPAFLNERLMNDLRPTLFLAQLSNLLAGNIAIVHGVCGTSRTFMGEEAASIDAARIALARIESGQSDIALVGAAHNGERSDLLVLYEFGDFNLKEKYAPVWQREAGSGFALGSAGCFLVLESREHAEARGAKPYAKLTKVVADLAQRKQPGAVTRSLEALWPKLGVAGDSGNLITGATGAEPVTSEEKAFLRQHPGFAVRATGTMFGHTLETQFPLGLALAALSLSRGALFPPNDPTGLEVEKTDAPNQIVVVGAGHWQGEGMALVEAVK; encoded by the coding sequence ATGACTGATCAGAAGTCCCCGGCCGCCAAGGAAGTCTGGATCACCGGCATCGGCATCGTCTCCTCGCTCGGCGAAGGGCTGGACGCGCATTGGGATGCGCTGAACGAGAAGAAGATCAACGTCGACGACAAACGCTTTGCGCCCTACATCGTGCATCCGCTGGCGCCGGTTACCTTCGACGCCCAGATCCCGAAAAAGGGCGATCAGCGCCAGATGGAGGCGTGGCAGCGCATCGGCACCTATGCCGCGGGGCTGGCGCTGGATTCGGCCGGCATCAAGGGCAACAAGGAAATTCTCGGCCGGACGGACATGATTATCGCCGCCGGCGGCGGCGAGCGCGACCTCGCGGTCGACCTCGCCATCATGACCGCCGACGCCAAGGGCAATTCGAGCCCCGCCTTTCTCAACGAACGGCTGATGAACGATCTGCGGCCGACGCTGTTTCTGGCTCAGCTCTCCAACCTGCTCGCCGGCAACATTGCCATTGTCCACGGCGTGTGCGGAACGTCGCGCACCTTCATGGGCGAGGAAGCCGCCTCCATCGACGCGGCGCGGATCGCACTCGCGCGTATCGAGTCCGGGCAGAGCGACATCGCGCTGGTCGGCGCCGCCCACAATGGCGAGCGCTCCGACCTCCTGGTCCTCTATGAATTCGGCGATTTCAATCTGAAAGAGAAGTATGCCCCCGTCTGGCAGCGCGAAGCTGGAAGCGGCTTTGCTCTCGGCTCCGCCGGCTGTTTCCTGGTGCTGGAATCGCGCGAGCATGCCGAAGCGCGCGGCGCCAAGCCGTATGCAAAACTGACCAAGGTGGTGGCCGACCTCGCCCAGCGCAAGCAGCCGGGCGCGGTGACCAGATCGCTGGAAGCGCTGTGGCCGAAGCTCGGCGTCGCCGGCGACAGCGGTAATCTGATCACGGGCGCAACCGGCGCCGAGCCGGTGACCTCGGAAGAAAAGGCGTTCTTGCGCCAGCATCCGGGATTTGCGGTGCGCGCCACCGGAACGATGTTCGGCCACACGCTGGAAACCCAGTTTCCGCTGGGGCTGGCGCTGGCCGCGCTCTCGCTCTCGCGCGGCGCGCTGTTTCCGCCCAACGATCCGACCGGGCTCGAGGTTGAAAAGACTGATGCCCCGAACCAGATTGTGGTGGTGGGGGCCGGTCACTGGCAAGGCGAAGGCATGGCCCTGGTCGAGGCCGTCAAGTAG
- a CDS encoding Bug family tripartite tricarboxylate transporter substrate binding protein, with protein sequence MNVPRRQFLHLAAAAATLPALSHFASAQSYPTRPVHLLEGFGAGGAPDIVARLIGQSLSERLGQSFVIENRSGATGNIATEAVVRASPDGYTLLLVATPNAINATLLNLSFDFIRDIAPIAGIVRVPLVMEVHPSVPAKTVAEFIAYAKANPGKVNMASAGTGSTTHLAGEMFKTMAGVDLFHVPYRGAQVFPALLTGEAHVYFGPLLSSIEYVRAGNFRALAVTTVARSPILPDVPALGETLPGYEVSAWFGIGGPKRTPEEVIEKLNKEVNVSIADPKLQARLANLGGMALGGSPADFAKLISDEVKKWSRVVLAANMKR encoded by the coding sequence ATGAACGTTCCGCGCCGTCAATTCCTGCATCTGGCAGCGGCTGCTGCCACGCTTCCGGCATTATCCCATTTCGCTAGCGCGCAGAGCTACCCGACACGACCGGTGCACCTGCTCGAAGGCTTTGGCGCCGGCGGTGCACCCGACATCGTCGCGCGATTGATCGGTCAATCGCTATCGGAGCGCCTTGGACAGTCATTTGTTATCGAGAACCGCAGTGGCGCTACCGGCAACATCGCCACTGAGGCAGTCGTGCGGGCATCCCCGGACGGCTACACGCTGCTGTTGGTTGCCACGCCAAATGCGATAAATGCGACCCTGCTCAACCTCAGCTTCGACTTCATCCGTGATATCGCGCCGATCGCAGGTATCGTTCGCGTGCCCTTGGTCATGGAGGTCCATCCGTCGGTTCCCGCCAAGACAGTCGCGGAGTTCATCGCCTATGCGAAAGCCAATCCCGGCAAGGTCAATATGGCGTCAGCCGGGACCGGATCTACGACCCATTTGGCCGGCGAAATGTTCAAAACGATGGCCGGCGTCGATCTCTTTCACGTGCCTTATCGGGGCGCGCAGGTATTTCCTGCCCTTCTCACCGGCGAAGCGCATGTCTACTTTGGCCCGCTACTCTCATCGATCGAATATGTCAGGGCCGGCAATTTCCGCGCCTTGGCGGTAACGACGGTGGCGCGCTCGCCAATATTGCCGGACGTTCCAGCTCTGGGCGAAACGTTGCCCGGTTACGAGGTAAGTGCATGGTTCGGCATCGGCGGTCCAAAGCGCACGCCGGAAGAAGTCATCGAAAAGCTGAACAAGGAAGTCAACGTAAGCATCGCCGATCCGAAACTCCAAGCGCGGCTTGCCAATCTGGGCGGCATGGCCCTTGGCGGATCGCCCGCCGACTTCGCCAAACTGATCTCCGACGAGGTCAAGAAATGGAGCAGGGTGGTTTTGGCGGCTAATATGAAACGGTGA
- a CDS encoding lipid A biosynthesis lauroyl acyltransferase: MNRLLLRTKARLRDAAKPVAELAVGALTIALLRTTRYFDPDKTANFFGRATRFIGRRLREDRIGRENLKAAFPEKSAEEIETILSGVWDNLGRIGAEFAHLDHIWDYDLDHPEKPSRIEFPPRTKEIFDSLRDDGKPAIIFASHLGNWEIPALGAVAHGLDCAILFRRPNIEAVDRAIERIRAVKMGTLVPAGRDAPLKLAEALQRGQHVAMLVDQYMGNGVEVTFFGRKTKANPTLARLLRQVECPVHGVRIVRLPNHRFRAELSEEVKPVRDASGQIDIQGTMQAVTSVVEGWVREYPDQWLWLHRRWR; this comes from the coding sequence ATGAACCGCCTGCTCCTACGTACCAAGGCGCGCCTGCGCGACGCCGCCAAGCCGGTGGCGGAATTGGCCGTCGGCGCGCTGACGATCGCCTTGCTGCGCACCACGCGCTATTTCGATCCGGACAAAACCGCCAATTTCTTCGGCCGCGCCACCCGCTTCATTGGCCGGCGGCTGCGCGAGGACCGCATCGGGCGCGAGAATCTCAAGGCCGCCTTCCCCGAGAAATCGGCGGAAGAGATCGAGACCATTCTGTCCGGCGTGTGGGACAATCTCGGCCGCATCGGCGCCGAGTTCGCCCATCTCGATCACATCTGGGACTACGACCTCGATCATCCGGAGAAGCCGAGCCGCATCGAGTTCCCCCCGCGGACCAAGGAAATCTTCGATTCTTTGCGCGACGACGGCAAACCGGCGATCATCTTCGCGAGCCATCTCGGCAATTGGGAAATCCCGGCGCTCGGCGCCGTCGCGCACGGCCTCGATTGCGCGATCCTGTTCCGCCGGCCCAACATCGAGGCCGTCGACCGCGCCATCGAGCGGATCCGCGCCGTCAAGATGGGCACGCTGGTGCCGGCCGGCCGCGACGCGCCGCTCAAGCTCGCCGAGGCGCTGCAGCGCGGCCAGCATGTCGCGATGCTGGTCGATCAGTACATGGGCAACGGCGTCGAGGTGACGTTCTTCGGCCGCAAGACCAAGGCCAATCCGACATTGGCGCGGCTGTTGCGGCAGGTCGAATGCCCCGTGCACGGCGTCCGCATCGTCCGCCTGCCCAACCACCGTTTTCGCGCGGAATTGTCCGAAGAGGTCAAGCCGGTGCGCGACGCCTCAGGCCAGATCGACATCCAGGGCACGATGCAGGCGGTGACGTCAGTGGTCGAAGGCTGGGTGCGGGAATATCCGGACCAGTGGCTGTGGCTGCACAGAAGGTGGCGGTAG
- a CDS encoding rhodanese-like domain-containing protein, producing MLADHQVHDLMPEDVSKGIAEGRYLLVDVREPNEVAVEAYPDGVVVPLQSFDPAQIPDPQGKQVVFACRSGKRSVTASLAAQAAGLPYDKHLAGGIIGWKAAGLPTRTGG from the coding sequence ATGTTGGCGGACCATCAGGTGCACGATTTGATGCCGGAAGACGTCTCCAAGGGGATAGCGGAAGGACGCTATCTTCTGGTCGACGTCCGCGAGCCCAATGAGGTGGCGGTGGAAGCCTACCCGGATGGCGTGGTCGTGCCGCTCCAAAGCTTCGATCCGGCGCAGATTCCGGATCCGCAGGGCAAGCAGGTGGTTTTCGCCTGCCGTTCAGGCAAGCGCTCGGTGACGGCGTCGCTGGCGGCCCAGGCGGCGGGCCTTCCCTATGACAAGCATCTGGCCGGCGGCATCATCGGGTGGAAGGCCGCAGGCTTGCCGACCAGAACCGGCGGCTGA
- a CDS encoding adenylate/guanylate cyclase domain-containing protein, whose amino-acid sequence MVPKTQYAKSGDVRIAYQVVGEGPFDLVFVPGFISNLDAAWEEPYRARVWTRLASFARLIMFDKRGTGLSDRTVGVPTLEDRMDDVRAVMDAVGSQQAALFGISEGGAMSILFAATYPERTRALVLYGTYGHFSSWVVPRDRLDAALDRMEKNWGTGESLRLFAPSVASDETFKLSWARFERLGASPSAVVALMRMNSEIDVRPILPSIRVPTFIIHRQGDVRVNVEAGRFMARQIPNAKYLELPGSDHMLWTGETERVLDEVEEFLTGSRSASESDRVLATVLFTDIVNSTKRAETIGDRAWHDVLDRHNALVRREISRHRGHEVRTMGDGFLATFDGPARSIRCALAINEGVEALGLQVRAGLHTGEVEMTDDDLSGIAVHIAARVATMAKPGQVLVSNTVRDLVAGSNIRFHDEGSHSLKGLTESVRLFAAER is encoded by the coding sequence ATGGTTCCGAAAACCCAATACGCAAAGAGCGGTGATGTTCGCATCGCCTATCAGGTCGTCGGCGAAGGGCCCTTCGACCTCGTCTTCGTGCCTGGTTTCATTTCCAACCTCGACGCCGCTTGGGAGGAGCCCTATCGTGCGCGGGTTTGGACCCGATTGGCGTCCTTCGCCCGCCTGATCATGTTCGACAAGCGCGGCACCGGGCTTTCCGACAGAACGGTTGGTGTGCCAACCCTGGAAGATCGCATGGACGATGTTCGCGCGGTGATGGATGCCGTTGGCTCGCAACAGGCTGCCCTGTTCGGCATCTCCGAAGGCGGCGCGATGTCAATCTTGTTCGCGGCCACCTACCCAGAACGTACCCGAGCGTTGGTCCTGTACGGTACCTATGGCCACTTCAGCTCGTGGGTTGTGCCCCGGGACAGGCTGGATGCCGCCCTGGATCGCATGGAAAAAAATTGGGGGACCGGCGAGAGCCTCCGTTTGTTCGCTCCCAGCGTGGCATCAGATGAGACGTTCAAGCTGTCATGGGCCCGTTTTGAACGTCTAGGTGCAAGCCCTTCCGCAGTCGTCGCGCTTATGCGAATGAACAGCGAAATCGATGTTCGTCCAATCCTTCCGTCGATACGGGTGCCGACGTTCATTATTCATCGACAAGGGGACGTTCGCGTCAACGTTGAAGCCGGCCGGTTCATGGCCCGGCAAATCCCAAACGCGAAATATCTCGAACTGCCCGGCAGTGATCACATGTTGTGGACTGGCGAAACAGAACGGGTGCTGGATGAGGTTGAAGAATTCCTGACAGGCTCGCGGTCCGCAAGCGAATCTGATCGCGTGCTTGCTACCGTTCTGTTCACCGACATTGTGAACTCAACCAAGCGTGCCGAGACGATCGGAGATCGCGCATGGCACGACGTGCTTGATCGGCACAACGCGCTCGTGCGGCGGGAGATTTCGCGACATAGAGGCCACGAGGTGAGGACAATGGGAGACGGCTTCCTGGCAACCTTTGACGGGCCGGCTCGATCAATCCGGTGCGCTCTGGCGATCAATGAAGGCGTTGAAGCTCTTGGGCTGCAGGTAAGGGCCGGCCTTCATACCGGCGAGGTCGAAATGACCGATGATGATCTGAGCGGCATTGCGGTCCACATTGCAGCGCGTGTCGCAACGATGGCAAAGCCCGGGCAGGTTCTGGTGTCGAATACAGTCCGTGATCTTGTCGCAGGATCGAACATCAGGTTTCATGACGAAGGTAGTCATTCCCTGAAGGGCCTCACAGAGAGCGTCAGATTGTTCGCGGCCGAACGGTAG